One part of the Parasphingorhabdus sp. SCSIO 66989 genome encodes these proteins:
- the hslU gene encoding ATP-dependent protease ATPase subunit HslU yields the protein MTDQLTPKKIVAALDEHIVGQRDAKRAVAVALRNRWRRQRLPAELRDEVTPKNILMIGPTGCGKTEISRRLAKLAQAPFIKIEATKFTEVGYVGRDVDQIARDLVEEAVRLEKDNRREAVREAASEAAMKRLLDALVGDNASEATRESFRQRIVDNHMNDAEVEIEVTDTPNAPMEIPGMSGQVGMINLSDMMGKAFGQTPMKRRKMRVADAWDKLVEEESDKRMDEDDVARAALANAETNGIVFLDEIDKIAVSDVRGGSVSREGVQRDLLPLIEGTTVATKYGPMKTDHVLFIASGAFHVSKPSDMLPELQGRLPIRVELRALTEEDFVTILKDTKANLPAQYAALIGTENVTLDFTDDAIAALAKIAANVNETVENIGARRLQTVMEKLLEDVSFNAEEMGGETVTIDAAYVDSQLTDVARDTDLSKYVL from the coding sequence ATGACCGACCAATTGACCCCGAAGAAAATCGTTGCCGCTCTGGATGAGCATATTGTCGGCCAGCGCGACGCCAAGCGTGCTGTGGCCGTAGCGCTGCGCAATCGCTGGCGGCGTCAGCGTCTGCCCGCTGAATTGCGGGATGAGGTAACGCCGAAGAATATCCTGATGATCGGCCCCACAGGCTGCGGCAAGACCGAGATTTCCCGCCGCCTTGCCAAGCTGGCCCAGGCACCATTTATCAAGATCGAGGCGACCAAATTTACCGAGGTCGGCTATGTCGGCCGCGATGTGGATCAGATTGCTCGTGATCTGGTCGAGGAAGCAGTACGTCTGGAAAAAGACAATCGCCGCGAGGCCGTGCGCGAAGCTGCATCCGAAGCGGCGATGAAGCGCCTGCTCGATGCGCTGGTCGGCGACAATGCCAGCGAGGCGACCCGCGAGAGCTTTCGCCAGCGTATTGTCGATAATCATATGAATGACGCAGAAGTCGAGATTGAGGTCACCGACACCCCCAATGCGCCGATGGAAATCCCCGGCATGAGCGGTCAGGTCGGTATGATCAACCTCTCCGACATGATGGGCAAAGCCTTCGGACAAACGCCGATGAAGCGCCGCAAGATGCGCGTCGCCGATGCCTGGGACAAGCTGGTCGAGGAAGAGTCCGACAAGCGTATGGACGAAGATGACGTCGCCCGCGCCGCCCTCGCCAATGCCGAGACCAATGGCATTGTGTTCCTTGATGAGATCGACAAGATCGCCGTCAGCGATGTGCGCGGCGGATCGGTAAGCCGCGAAGGCGTGCAGCGCGATCTGCTGCCGCTGATCGAAGGCACCACCGTGGCGACAAAATATGGCCCGATGAAAACCGACCATGTTCTGTTTATCGCCTCCGGCGCGTTCCATGTCTCGAAACCCAGCGATATGCTGCCCGAGCTACAGGGCCGTCTGCCGATCCGCGTAGAACTGCGCGCCCTGACCGAGGAGGACTTCGTCACCATCCTCAAAGACACCAAAGCCAATCTGCCGGCACAATATGCCGCACTGATCGGCACCGAGAATGTAACGCTCGACTTCACCGATGATGCTATTGCCGCGCTCGCCAAGATCGCTGCCAATGTGAACGAGACGGTGGAGAATATCGGTGCTCGCCGCTTGCAGACGGTGATGGAGAAGCTGCTCGAGGATGTCAGCTTTAACGCCGAAGAGATGGGCGGCGAGACGGTTACTATAGATGCCGCTTATGTCGACAGCCAACTCACCGATGTTGCGCGCGATACCGATCTCAGCAAATATGTGTTGTGA
- a CDS encoding GFA family protein, translating into MIDAEGTLTGGCHCGAIRYTLTGTPLNHTLCHCTDCRRNSGAPMVGWAMYQEQAFSLDMGEVATYASSEHARRHFCIQCGTGLFYTNAVLIPGCVDVQSATLDEPDKLPPQMQIQVADRIDWMACVHELPTAERYPDPAELGRILIK; encoded by the coding sequence ATGATCGATGCGGAAGGAACCCTCACCGGCGGATGCCATTGTGGCGCCATCCGCTACACGCTGACTGGCACGCCGCTTAACCACACTCTGTGCCATTGCACTGATTGTCGCCGCAACAGCGGCGCACCAATGGTCGGTTGGGCAATGTATCAGGAACAGGCTTTCAGCCTGGATATGGGCGAAGTCGCCACCTATGCCTCTTCCGAGCATGCCCGGCGACATTTCTGCATCCAGTGCGGGACAGGCCTGTTCTATACCAATGCCGTGCTGATCCCCGGTTGTGTGGATGTCCAATCGGCGACGCTGGATGAGCCGGATAAGCTGCCGCCGCAAATGCAGATACAGGTCGCCGATCGTATCGACTGGATGGCTTGTGTGCATGAATTGCCAACTGCAGAGCGCTATCCGGACCCTGCAGAGCTAGGCCGTATACTCATAAAATAG
- a CDS encoding peroxiredoxin family protein: MHKLAIPTCLLAATALLGACGETTEQSTPEAEQEVEDIIVEDQPGPAIGDRAPVDLELANAAGETASVASLADEKGTVLVFTRSVDWCPYCQAQLKGLKEIAEDVANSGYTLAGVSYDPTSSLAKFAEDQEVDYMLLSDEGSKLIDAFNIRDPQYADPESRAYGVPYASIFVLDAEGVVLAKSVSADYKVRPTNEEIKKLIESVG; encoded by the coding sequence ATGCACAAACTCGCCATCCCAACCTGCCTGTTGGCTGCAACCGCACTGCTTGGCGCTTGCGGCGAAACAACGGAGCAATCTACCCCTGAGGCCGAACAGGAAGTGGAAGACATCATCGTCGAGGATCAGCCGGGTCCAGCCATTGGAGATCGTGCGCCGGTTGATCTGGAACTGGCGAACGCTGCCGGTGAAACCGCGAGCGTTGCGTCTTTGGCCGATGAAAAGGGTACCGTACTGGTCTTCACTCGCTCGGTTGACTGGTGTCCCTATTGTCAGGCCCAGCTAAAGGGCTTGAAAGAGATCGCAGAAGACGTTGCCAATAGCGGCTATACGCTGGCCGGTGTCTCCTATGATCCCACCAGCTCTCTGGCCAAGTTTGCTGAAGACCAGGAGGTGGACTATATGCTTCTCTCCGATGAAGGCTCCAAGCTGATTGATGCATTCAATATTCGCGACCCGCAATATGCCGACCCGGAAAGCCGCGCTTATGGCGTACCCTATGCCTCGATCTTCGTGCTTGATGCCGAGGGCGTAGTGCTCGCCAAATCGGTGTCGGCTGACTATAAAGTCCGCCCAACCAACGAAGAAATCAAAAAGCTGATCGAAAGCGTAGGCTGA
- a CDS encoding LysE family translocator — protein sequence MPIETLIAFILTDLAFCLVPGPAVMITVSHVLSGGGRNAIGPILGINFGNFVWYGLSALGLMALASTAPIAFAIIQYVGAAYLIWLGWKRLRVDAMAPVLAPAMGNGTIGSGIASGFASGIAVHMANPKALLFYTTVLPQFLDAERPLAPQMLTLMLATVFTETTSLSIYSIIAARGGAIARDVGRTHLLNRIAGVILIAVAIALLVVNAMPDGQ from the coding sequence ATGCCCATAGAAACGCTGATCGCTTTCATACTCACTGACCTGGCCTTCTGCCTGGTGCCGGGACCTGCGGTGATGATTACCGTTAGCCATGTGCTTTCAGGTGGCGGGCGCAATGCCATTGGCCCGATACTCGGCATCAATTTTGGCAATTTTGTCTGGTATGGCTTGAGCGCGCTGGGCCTGATGGCGCTGGCGAGCACCGCACCCATCGCCTTTGCGATTATCCAATATGTTGGCGCGGCCTATCTTATCTGGCTGGGCTGGAAACGCCTGAGGGTCGACGCCATGGCACCGGTCCTTGCTCCGGCCATGGGCAATGGAACCATTGGCAGCGGCATCGCCTCCGGATTTGCCAGCGGTATCGCGGTGCATATGGCCAATCCCAAGGCCCTGCTGTTCTACACCACCGTCCTGCCACAGTTTCTGGATGCGGAGCGACCGCTTGCCCCCCAGATGCTGACGCTCATGCTGGCGACAGTCTTCACGGAGACCACTAGCCTCTCCATCTATTCCATTATCGCCGCCCGGGGCGGAGCGATAGCCCGCGATGTCGGGCGCACCCATTTGCTCAATCGCATTGCCGGAGTGATATTGATCGCCGTGGCGATTGCGCTGTTGGTTGTAAATGCCATGCCCGATGGTCAATGA
- a CDS encoding M48 family metalloprotease, translated as MLAMLAQPAQAQSILRDAETEELLRDMSRDLIIAAGLRPGNVNVVVINDPSINAFVAGTQDVYIHSGLIRAADTANEVQGVIAHELGHIALGHSITRSEAGSKAGNISILSLILGAAAIAAGAGEAGMGIMGLGQQAAMSQFLSHTRAEEASADVVGAKYLSQAGMTGRGSINFFKKLQNLEFRLAIPQNNSFGRSHPLSGERITTLQSIYEKDPAWNKPLDQNIEQRFKRVKAKLEGFILEPRVTFRDYPEYDESIPARYARAYAWHKSAYPDKAMAEAEALLAEEPENPYFLELHGQILLESGKPDEALESLRKATYLTNSHSLIAGLFGHALIATEDDANMEEAEKVLKAAVARDARNPFAWYQLGVVYGHKGDEPRASLASAERYVIQGNAPLAMRHAGIAMAGLPEYSPDWIRAQDIAILARDYLERQGNRR; from the coding sequence ATGCTCGCGATGCTTGCCCAACCGGCTCAGGCCCAGTCGATCCTGCGCGATGCGGAGACTGAAGAGCTGTTGAGAGACATGTCGCGCGACCTCATAATCGCGGCGGGTCTGCGCCCGGGCAATGTCAATGTTGTTGTAATCAACGACCCCTCCATCAACGCGTTCGTTGCTGGAACGCAAGACGTCTATATCCATAGCGGTCTGATACGCGCCGCCGATACCGCCAATGAAGTGCAGGGTGTGATTGCGCACGAGCTCGGCCATATCGCGCTCGGCCATTCGATCACCCGGTCCGAGGCTGGCAGCAAAGCAGGCAATATCAGCATATTGAGCCTTATCCTTGGTGCAGCCGCAATCGCAGCAGGCGCCGGCGAAGCGGGAATGGGCATTATGGGCCTCGGCCAGCAAGCCGCGATGAGCCAGTTCCTCTCTCACACCCGCGCCGAAGAAGCCTCAGCGGACGTGGTTGGCGCGAAATATCTCTCTCAAGCCGGAATGACCGGACGTGGCTCGATCAATTTCTTCAAAAAACTGCAAAACCTCGAATTCCGCCTCGCTATCCCGCAGAATAACAGCTTCGGTCGCAGTCACCCTCTCTCCGGCGAGCGTATCACTACCTTACAGAGTATCTATGAAAAGGACCCTGCTTGGAACAAGCCATTGGATCAGAACATTGAACAGCGATTCAAGCGGGTGAAGGCCAAGCTAGAGGGCTTTATCCTCGAACCACGGGTTACCTTTCGCGATTATCCGGAATATGATGAGAGCATCCCAGCCCGCTATGCCCGTGCTTATGCCTGGCACAAGAGCGCTTATCCCGACAAAGCTATGGCAGAGGCTGAAGCACTGTTGGCCGAAGAGCCGGAAAACCCCTATTTTCTGGAATTGCATGGCCAGATTTTGCTGGAAAGTGGAAAGCCGGATGAAGCCTTGGAATCGCTGCGCAAGGCAACCTATCTTACCAATAGCCATTCGCTGATCGCAGGCCTCTTCGGCCATGCGTTAATCGCGACCGAAGACGATGCCAATATGGAAGAGGCCGAAAAGGTCCTGAAAGCAGCGGTAGCCCGCGATGCGCGTAACCCCTTTGCATGGTATCAGCTCGGCGTGGTTTATGGGCATAAGGGTGATGAACCTCGCGCATCACTAGCCAGTGCAGAACGCTATGTGATACAGGGCAATGCGCCCTTGGCCATGCGCCATGCCGGTATTGCCATGGCAGGCCTTCCTGAATACTCGCCAGATTGGATCCGTGCGCAGGATATCGCCATTTTGGCGCGCGATTACCTTGAACGGCAGGGCAACCGGCGCTAG
- a CDS encoding DsbA family protein, translated as MSTGIAVAVAAGIGIFMWQGGSTAATETDKAARAAGINAEQQEAFEEIVRQYILDNPEIIPEAIDRLRAKQAAERIDGIRDQIEKPFEQGFAGNPNGDVVLVEFSDFACGYCRQSVGDVARLLSEDPNLKVVFRELPILSDASGKAAQMALAAANQDRYYSFHKAMFDAGRPSDQTIEAAAKSAGMDLEAAKAFISTPAAQAELESNIRIAQQLEFTGTPSWVIGNQIFSGAVGYDQLKAAIEAERANGKTDS; from the coding sequence ATGTCAACAGGCATCGCCGTAGCTGTAGCTGCAGGTATTGGAATATTCATGTGGCAGGGCGGATCAACCGCAGCCACCGAGACCGACAAGGCCGCACGCGCCGCCGGAATCAACGCTGAGCAGCAAGAGGCGTTTGAAGAGATTGTACGTCAGTATATTCTCGACAACCCAGAGATCATCCCCGAAGCGATTGATCGGCTGCGCGCCAAACAAGCGGCAGAACGGATCGACGGCATTCGTGACCAGATCGAAAAACCGTTTGAGCAAGGCTTTGCCGGCAACCCCAATGGCGATGTTGTTCTGGTGGAATTTTCTGATTTTGCCTGTGGCTATTGCCGCCAAAGTGTCGGCGACGTGGCGCGCCTGCTCAGCGAAGACCCTAATCTGAAAGTGGTCTTCCGCGAACTCCCCATCCTCTCCGATGCCAGCGGCAAGGCAGCGCAGATGGCACTCGCTGCAGCCAATCAGGACCGCTATTACAGCTTCCACAAAGCTATGTTTGACGCTGGCCGCCCTTCAGATCAAACGATCGAAGCCGCCGCCAAATCAGCAGGCATGGACTTGGAAGCGGCGAAAGCATTTATTAGCACCCCCGCCGCGCAGGCGGAACTGGAAAGCAATATCCGCATAGCGCAACAGTTGGAGTTTACTGGAACACCAAGCTGGGTCATCGGCAACCAGATATTTAGCGGCGCGGTGGGCTATGATCAGCTTAAAGCCGCGATTGAGGCTGAACGGGCCAATGGCAAGACTGATAGCTAA
- a CDS encoding M48 family metallopeptidase, producing the protein MITRWALIALIGALLAAFAPLASSAHAQTNAEDSSTLAPFFALQEQDQRVFSIGHRLLSANTDYCSSRVTNFGFQLHSLDQYGDPSAAQSAFGLVSGYPSISALVQNGAAERAGLQKNDVILAVFAQGRQIAWPKSGIGPHRVTQGNYTIWPTSETEQSELAPAIMLARMLANRPLKHEEITFAVQRNGEQIYLPVKPDITCATRFQLESSRKRRAATDGELITITTKLVEITRNDEELAAILAHELAHNFLQHPDKLTAAGVDRGLLGQLGSSAGKIKATEIEADRLSVWLMANAGFDPEGAIRFWTFFGKKYGKGIFSAPTHYRWKKRVRLFEEEIAAMATAERDENGLLPPPLLLSGGAEID; encoded by the coding sequence GTGATAACAAGATGGGCCCTCATTGCCCTGATCGGGGCGTTACTGGCGGCGTTTGCGCCCCTTGCATCTTCTGCCCATGCGCAAACCAATGCAGAGGATAGCTCCACACTTGCCCCTTTCTTTGCGCTGCAAGAGCAGGATCAGCGGGTCTTCTCCATCGGCCATCGCCTGCTGAGCGCCAATACCGACTATTGCAGCAGCCGCGTGACCAATTTCGGTTTCCAGCTGCACAGCCTGGATCAATATGGCGATCCTTCAGCGGCGCAATCCGCTTTTGGATTGGTATCGGGATATCCATCAATAAGCGCGCTCGTCCAAAACGGAGCTGCAGAGCGAGCTGGATTGCAAAAAAATGACGTGATCCTGGCTGTTTTTGCCCAAGGTCGCCAGATTGCCTGGCCTAAGTCAGGAATTGGCCCGCATAGAGTTACCCAAGGAAACTACACTATCTGGCCCACATCTGAAACCGAACAGAGTGAGCTGGCGCCTGCCATCATGCTCGCGCGCATGCTGGCTAACCGCCCCCTCAAGCATGAGGAGATTACTTTTGCTGTTCAGCGCAATGGCGAGCAGATCTATCTGCCAGTAAAGCCTGATATCACTTGCGCCACACGGTTTCAGCTTGAGTCCAGCAGAAAGCGCCGCGCCGCAACCGATGGGGAACTGATAACCATCACGACCAAACTCGTCGAAATAACCCGTAATGATGAGGAACTGGCGGCGATATTGGCACATGAATTGGCCCACAATTTCCTGCAGCATCCAGACAAGCTTACTGCTGCGGGTGTTGATCGCGGTCTATTGGGACAGCTGGGCAGCAGTGCCGGGAAAATTAAAGCCACCGAGATTGAGGCAGACCGGCTTTCAGTCTGGCTGATGGCCAATGCCGGTTTTGATCCGGAAGGCGCGATCCGCTTCTGGACATTCTTTGGCAAGAAATATGGCAAGGGAATCTTCTCTGCCCCCACCCATTATCGCTGGAAGAAACGGGTCCGCCTTTTTGAAGAAGAAATCGCCGCCATGGCAACGGCTGAGCGCGATGAGAACGGCCTGCTCCCGCCACCGCTGTTGCTGAGTGGCGGGGCAGAGATTGATTAA
- a CDS encoding HD domain-containing protein, protein MHAPETADADNYEARAKFPEMKQGTKEDWATINSHFMPFAAKIADRVLDHLRLLDGDYGGFPIDRLEHSLQTATRAHRDGRPEDYVVMALLHDIGDTLGSYNHPDVAAAILKPFVSKELHWITEKHGIFQGYYFFHHLGQDRDMREAYRGHEHFQACADFCEKYDQSAFDANYESAPLSFFEPMVQRVMARPINSIYMD, encoded by the coding sequence ATGCACGCGCCTGAGACGGCTGACGCGGACAATTACGAGGCGCGCGCTAAATTCCCCGAGATGAAGCAGGGCACCAAAGAAGACTGGGCGACTATCAATAGCCACTTCATGCCCTTTGCTGCCAAGATTGCTGATCGTGTTCTGGATCATTTGCGGCTGCTGGACGGCGATTATGGCGGTTTCCCTATCGACCGTTTGGAACATAGCTTGCAAACCGCGACCCGGGCGCATCGCGATGGCCGCCCCGAAGACTATGTCGTGATGGCGCTGCTGCATGATATTGGCGATACGCTGGGCAGCTATAACCACCCTGATGTTGCCGCCGCGATCCTCAAACCCTTTGTCAGCAAGGAACTGCACTGGATCACCGAGAAGCACGGCATTTTTCAGGGCTATTATTTCTTCCACCATCTGGGGCAGGATCGCGATATGCGCGAGGCCTATCGCGGCCATGAGCATTTTCAGGCCTGTGCCGATTTTTGCGAGAAATATGACCAGTCAGCCTTCGACGCCAATTATGAGAGCGCGCCTTTAAGCTTCTTCGAGCCGATGGTACAGCGGGTAATGGCGCGGCCGATCAACTCAATCTATATGGATTAA
- a CDS encoding sensor histidine kinase produces the protein MALSPFQPTPFFANKNRAFWNLQLAGWFGAMLLRALSGIANGQPVSFLAVVVVNTIAGYSISLILAVIYRALMNRKPIITWGLSILSLAFAVILYTFIDAWVFSLYLQDSDTAFTALIIGMFFLNLMLLGAWSALYYAINFFLQVEEKADQLQRLEGQATSAQLAMLRYQLNPHFLFNTLNSISTLVLLKETEPANAMLSRLSSFLRYTLVNEPTGRVTVAQEVETLKLYLEIEKMRFEERLRTVFDIQEETRDALMPSLLLQPLVENSIKYAVTPLEEGADITITTRLAGENLRITVSDTGPGVQNEADSNATLPTAVSSTGVGLTNIRDRLAQAYGDNHMFQIRSSADQNGFAVIIELPMETREQQRREKEEREREERERERIENDDKNLVSG, from the coding sequence ATGGCCCTAAGCCCGTTTCAACCGACGCCGTTCTTTGCGAACAAGAACCGTGCCTTCTGGAATCTCCAGCTGGCCGGCTGGTTCGGCGCGATGCTGCTGCGTGCGCTGAGCGGCATTGCCAATGGTCAGCCGGTTAGCTTTCTGGCGGTGGTCGTGGTCAATACAATCGCCGGATATTCGATCTCGCTGATTCTGGCGGTGATCTATCGCGCGCTGATGAACCGCAAGCCGATTATCACCTGGGGCCTGTCGATCCTGTCGCTGGCCTTTGCGGTGATCCTCTACACCTTCATCGATGCCTGGGTTTTCTCGCTCTATCTGCAGGACAGCGATACTGCCTTTACCGCGTTGATCATCGGCATGTTCTTTCTCAACCTTATGCTCTTGGGAGCATGGTCTGCGCTCTATTACGCCATTAATTTCTTCCTTCAGGTTGAGGAAAAGGCCGACCAGCTTCAGCGCCTAGAGGGACAGGCCACAAGCGCGCAACTGGCCATGCTGCGCTATCAGCTTAACCCGCATTTCCTGTTCAATACGCTGAACAGCATCTCGACCTTGGTGCTTCTCAAAGAGACCGAGCCAGCCAATGCCATGCTGTCACGCCTGTCATCGTTCCTGCGCTATACTTTGGTCAATGAACCGACAGGTCGCGTTACTGTCGCACAGGAAGTGGAGACGCTGAAACTCTATCTCGAGATCGAGAAAATGCGCTTTGAAGAACGCCTGCGCACGGTTTTTGATATTCAGGAAGAAACCCGTGATGCGCTGATGCCTTCGCTGTTGCTGCAACCTTTGGTCGAAAACTCTATCAAATATGCGGTGACGCCGCTCGAAGAAGGCGCCGACATCACCATCACCACCCGCTTGGCCGGGGAGAATCTGCGCATAACCGTGTCAGATACCGGCCCTGGCGTGCAGAATGAGGCAGATAGCAACGCCACTTTGCCAACTGCGGTATCGTCTACAGGTGTCGGCTTGACGAATATCCGCGACCGACTGGCGCAGGCCTATGGCGATAACCATATGTTCCAGATACGCTCGTCGGCAGATCAGAACGGATTTGCCGTGATAATCGAGCTGCCGATGGAAACACGCGAGCAGCAGCGACGAGAAAAGGAAGAACGCGAGCGCGAAGAACGCGAGCGAGAAAGAATAGAAAATGACGATAAGAACCTTGTTAGTGGATGA
- a CDS encoding LytR/AlgR family response regulator transcription factor — MTIRTLLVDDEKLAIQGMQVRLAEFEDIEIVDTCTNGREAIRKIKTLKPDLVFLDIQMPGFDGFAVVKGIMDIEPPLIVFCTAYSDHALRAFETQAVDYLMKPVETDRLADTIARIRERLADKRVRDEADKLRGLLSEVAPEAAEELEQSEDTPAPSRYEKLINVKDRGQIFRVDVDTIERIDAAGDYMCIYTADNSLILRETMKDLEKRLDPKNFQRVHRSTIVNLDQVRQVKPHTNGECFLVLESGAEVKVSRSYRDVVTRFVH; from the coding sequence ATGACGATAAGAACCTTGTTAGTGGATGATGAGAAACTGGCGATTCAGGGCATGCAGGTCCGTCTCGCCGAGTTTGAGGATATCGAGATTGTCGATACCTGCACCAATGGCCGCGAGGCGATCCGCAAGATCAAGACGCTGAAACCCGATCTGGTGTTTCTCGATATCCAGATGCCGGGCTTTGATGGCTTTGCCGTGGTCAAAGGCATTATGGACATTGAGCCGCCTCTGATCGTTTTCTGCACCGCCTATTCCGATCACGCCCTGCGCGCCTTTGAGACCCAAGCGGTCGATTATCTGATGAAACCGGTCGAGACCGACCGTCTGGCGGATACGATAGCGCGGATAAGGGAGCGTCTGGCCGACAAGCGCGTGCGCGATGAAGCGGACAAGCTGCGCGGCCTGCTCAGCGAAGTTGCGCCCGAAGCCGCTGAAGAACTGGAACAGTCGGAAGACACACCGGCACCGAGCCGCTATGAGAAGCTGATCAACGTGAAGGATCGCGGCCAGATATTCCGTGTCGATGTCGATACCATCGAGCGCATTGATGCCGCGGGTGACTATATGTGCATCTACACCGCCGATAACTCGCTGATCCTGCGCGAAACAATGAAGGATCTGGAAAAGCGGCTGGACCCGAAAAACTTCCAGCGCGTGCATCGTTCGACCATCGTCAATCTCGATCAGGTGCGTCAGGTTAAGCCGCACACCAATGGCGAGTGTTTTCTGGTGCTGGAATCGGGCGCAGAGGTAAAAGTATCACGCTCCTATCGCGATGTTGTCACGCGATTTGTGCATTAA
- a CDS encoding nucleoside deaminase has product MDQALEQAREAMRLGEVPVGAVIVRDGEVIATAHNSPRADYDPTAHAEIVVLRRAAKALGTSQLIDCDLWVTLEPCAMCTGAIAHARIRRLYYGASDPKGGAVEHGPRLFSQPTVHHRPEVYAGIAEEESAELLRTFFAEKR; this is encoded by the coding sequence ATGGATCAGGCGCTGGAACAGGCGCGAGAGGCCATGCGGCTGGGCGAAGTCCCCGTAGGCGCGGTCATTGTGCGCGATGGAGAAGTTATTGCCACGGCGCATAATAGCCCACGCGCCGATTATGATCCAACGGCCCATGCCGAGATTGTCGTTTTGCGCCGTGCAGCCAAGGCACTTGGGACATCACAGCTTATTGATTGCGACCTGTGGGTAACACTGGAGCCCTGCGCCATGTGCACAGGGGCTATCGCCCATGCGCGCATCCGCCGCCTTTATTATGGTGCCAGCGACCCGAAGGGCGGCGCGGTCGAGCATGGCCCGCGGCTTTTCAGCCAACCGACCGTGCATCACCGGCCGGAGGTTTATGCCGGGATTGCCGAGGAGGAGTCGGCCGAGTTATTGCGAACTTTTTTTGCGGAGAAGCGTTAG
- the rpmB gene encoding 50S ribosomal protein L28 encodes MSRICELTGKGRMVGHNVSHANNKTKRVFLPNLQNVTLMSDKLERSFKFRVSTSGLRSVEHVGGLDNWLLKTSDDKLSARAIKVKKELKKAAA; translated from the coding sequence ATGTCGCGTATCTGCGAACTGACCGGCAAGGGCCGTATGGTGGGCCACAATGTATCCCACGCAAACAACAAGACCAAGCGCGTGTTTCTGCCGAATCTGCAGAATGTTACGCTGATGTCTGACAAGCTGGAGCGCAGCTTCAAATTCCGCGTTTCAACCTCGGGCCTGCGCTCGGTTGAGCATGTTGGCGGTCTGGACAACTGGCTGCTGAAAACCTCTGATGACAAGCTTTCTGCGCGTGCCATCAAGGTGAAAAAAGAGCTGAAAAAGGCTGCTGCCTGA
- a CDS encoding esterase-like activity of phytase family protein — MRRIRRILACLSLVILLAPGTFLRSPEAEANDSQDITLVPVALDSANPQKRQIGALDYIAGWELRSQNSKFGGISSMLVDPNGRILALSDGGTLFSFSVAQGSEASEEGASAKDFIAPLPGFRDEDKSKDYRDSESFVRDAEIGRFWVGFEGSNRIVRYDAAMVRAERGYRPKAMRAWPDNGGPEAIALLSDQRFLAFSEEEQVSSGVTQALMFIGDPTDPDAEVISFGYKPPIGYNITDATVLPDGRLLILHRRFTVLEGVSARISVADPADIGPDVLLQGRVIAALDPPLTVDNMEAIAVTREASGDDEAGDDDLMVWIASDDNFNTVQRSLLMKFRLDMDRLDAEETVKPGLSAVE, encoded by the coding sequence ATGCGCCGCATCCGCCGTATTCTTGCCTGTCTTTCGCTGGTCATCCTGCTGGCACCTGGCACATTTTTGCGCTCGCCTGAAGCAGAGGCCAATGATTCGCAGGATATCACGCTGGTCCCGGTCGCGCTTGATTCAGCCAATCCGCAGAAGCGACAGATTGGCGCACTGGATTATATCGCAGGCTGGGAATTGCGCAGTCAGAACAGCAAATTTGGCGGTATCTCCTCAATGCTGGTCGACCCAAATGGCCGGATATTGGCACTATCCGATGGCGGCACCCTGTTCAGCTTTTCAGTCGCACAGGGTTCTGAAGCGTCTGAGGAAGGGGCTTCAGCTAAAGACTTTATCGCCCCGTTACCCGGCTTTCGCGATGAGGATAAGAGCAAAGACTATCGCGATTCTGAATCCTTTGTGCGCGACGCGGAAATTGGACGTTTCTGGGTTGGTTTTGAGGGGAGCAATCGCATTGTGCGCTATGATGCTGCAATGGTTCGCGCCGAGCGCGGCTATCGCCCCAAAGCCATGCGTGCCTGGCCGGATAATGGTGGTCCCGAGGCTATTGCCTTGCTCAGCGATCAGCGCTTTCTGGCGTTTTCCGAGGAGGAGCAGGTTTCTTCAGGCGTGACCCAGGCGCTGATGTTTATTGGCGATCCTACTGACCCCGATGCAGAGGTCATAAGCTTCGGCTATAAACCGCCTATTGGCTATAATATCACCGATGCCACGGTTCTACCCGATGGCCGATTGCTGATTCTCCACCGCCGTTTCACCGTGCTTGAAGGGGTTTCGGCGCGGATCAGCGTTGCCGACCCGGCGGATATTGGCCCGGATGTGCTGCTGCAGGGCAGAGTGATCGCTGCCCTCGATCCGCCGCTGACGGTCGATAATATGGAAGCGATTGCGGTGACGCGCGAAGCCAGCGGAGACGATGAGGCTGGCGATGACGATCTTATGGTGTGGATTGCCTCAGACGATAATTTCAACACGGTGCAGCGCAGCCTGTTAATGAAATTCCGGCTTGATATGGACCGGCTGGATGCAGAGGAAACCGTGAAACCCGGCCTGTCTGCGGTAGAGTGA